A single Populus alba chromosome 7, ASM523922v2, whole genome shotgun sequence DNA region contains:
- the LOC118049653 gene encoding putative pentatricopeptide repeat-containing protein At1g02420, with amino-acid sequence MMMMMIKKNLKSLSFELQKSRYVSSSKIPFLSLHTNPQNHNNKDIQVDAIYNIISNSTSSQNLKQSLKSTGVFLSNDLIDKVLKRVRFSHGNPLQALDFFNLTANRRGFYHSSNSLDTMLYILGRSRKFDHIWDVLIDIKRKDRNLITPRTLQVVLGRVAKVCSVRMTVESFWKFKRLVPVFDTSCFNALLRTLCQEKSMSDARNVYHHLKKGFRPNLQTFNILLSGWKSSEEAELFYDEMKEMGVKPDIVTYNSLIDVFCKGRELEKAYGVVAKMREEDISPDVITYTSIIGGLGLVGQPDKARDLLKEMKEHGCYPDVAAYNAVIRNYCIAKRLDAAYSLMAEMESKGMSPNATSYNLFFRVFYWSNDLRNSWDFYGRMMDAGCLPNTQSCMFLIKLFKRHEKVEMALQLWNDMVEKGFGSYILVSDVLLDLLCDMGKLVEAEKCFLQMVEKGHKPSNVSFRRIKVLMELANKHDAIRNLSEKMAIFGSSIRAPESTDEKECSDPVPSL; translated from the coding sequence atgatgatgatgatgattaagAAGAATCTAAAGTCTCTATCTTTTGAACTACAAAAATCAAGGTATGTTTCTTCTTCTAAAATCCCATTCCTTTCTCTCCACACCAACCCTCAAAACCACAACAACAAAGACATACAAGTAGATGCCATTTATAACATCATAAGTAACTCAACTTCCTCTCAAAACCTCAAACAATCCTTAAAATCAACTGGGGTTTTTCTCTCTAATGATTTGATAGATAAAGTGCTCAAAAGGGTCAGGTTTAGCCATGGAAACCCTTTACAAGCACTTGACTTCTTTAATCTCACTGCTAATAGAAGAGGGTTTTATCACTCTTCTAATTCTTTAGATACCATGCTTTACATTTTGGGTAGGAGTCGCAAATTTGATCATATTTGGGATGTTTTGATTGATATCAAGAGAAAAGACCGGAACTTGATAACTCCGAGGACTTTACAGGTTGTTTTAGGTAGAGTTGCTAAGGTTTGTTCTGTCAGAATGACTGTGGAGTCTTTTTGGAAGTTCAAGAGATTGGTTCCGGTGTTTGATACCAGTTGTTTTAATGCTTTGTTGAGGACTTTGTGTCAAGAGAAGAGTATGAGTGATGCGAGAAATGTTTATCATCATTTGAAGAAGGGTTTTAGGCCCAATTTGCAAACTTTTAACATACTTTTGTCGGGGTGGAAGTCGTCAGAGGAAGCGGAGTTGTTCTATGATGAGATGAAGGAAATGGGTGTCAAGCCTGATATTGTAACGTACAACTCGTTAATTGACGTGTTTTGTAAGGGTAGAGAACTGGAGAAGGCATATGGGGTGGTTGCGAAGATGAGGGAGGAGGATATTTCGCCGGATGTGATAACATATACTAGTATTATTGGTGGGTTGGGTTTGGTTGGCCAGCCTGATAAAGCGAGAGATTTGCTGAAGGAGATGAAGGAGCATGGATGTTACCCAGATGTTGCAGCATACAATGCTGTGATTAGGAATTATTGTATTGCAAAGAGGCTAGATGCTGCTTACAGTTTGATGGCTGAGATGGAGAGTAAGGGCATGAGTCCAAATGCAACTAGTTACAACTTGTTCTTTCGAGTTTTTTATTGGTCAAATGACTTGCGCAACTCTTGGGATTTCTACGGGAGGATGATGGATGCTGGGTGCCTGCCCAATACCCAGTCTTGTATGTTTCTCATCAAGTTGTTTAAGAGGCATGAAAAGGTGGAGATGGCACTTCAACTTTGGAATGATATGGTAGAGAAAGGTTTTGGGTCATATATTTTGGTATCTGATGTGTTGCTCGACTTGCTTTGTGATATGGGCAAGTTGGTGGAAGCAGAGAAGTGTTTTTTGCAAATGGTGGAGAAAGGACATAAGCCAAGCAATGTTTCTTTCAGAAGGATCAAGGTGCTCATGGAATTGGCAAACAAGCACGATGCCATTCGGAATTTGTCCGAGAAGATGGCTATTTTTGGGTCTTCAATTCGAGCTCCTGAAAGCACGGATGAGAAAGAATGTTCAGACCCAGTTCCTAGTTTATAA